The following proteins are co-located in the Acinetobacter shaoyimingii genome:
- the rpsH gene encoding 30S ribosomal protein S8: MSMQDTVADMLTRVRNAQMAKKQTVSMPNSKLKVAIANVLQQEGYISNVEVAEAEGKPTLTITLKYFEGKPVIETVKRVSRPGLRQYRGKDALPSVKQGLGIAIVSTSKGIMTDRAARAAGIGGEVIAFVS, encoded by the coding sequence ATGAGTATGCAAGATACCGTTGCCGACATGTTAACACGTGTTCGTAACGCACAAATGGCTAAGAAACAAACTGTTTCTATGCCAAATTCTAAGTTGAAGGTTGCTATTGCAAACGTTCTTCAACAAGAAGGTTACATTTCTAACGTAGAAGTTGCTGAAGCTGAAGGCAAACCAACTTTAACAATTACGTTAAAATATTTCGAAGGCAAACCAGTTATCGAAACTGTGAAACGCGTAAGCCGTCCAGGTCTACGTCAGTATCGCGGTAAAGATGCACTTCCGAGCGTTAAGCAAGGTTTAGGTATTGCAATTGTTTCTACAAGCAAAGGCATCATGACTGATCGCGCTGCACGTGCTGCAGGTATCGGTGGTGAAGTTATTGCTTTTGTTTCTTAA
- the rpsM gene encoding 30S ribosomal protein S13 has protein sequence MARIAGVNIPDNKHAVISLTYIFGIGRHTAKNILAAVGIATTTKIRELDDAQLDAIRAEIAKVPTEGDLRREISMNIKRLMDLGCYRGLRHRRSLPVRGQRTKTNARTRKGPRKPIKK, from the coding sequence ATGGCTCGTATTGCCGGTGTAAACATTCCGGATAACAAGCATGCTGTTATCTCCCTCACGTACATCTTTGGTATCGGTCGCCATACTGCTAAGAACATCTTAGCTGCTGTTGGTATCGCGACAACTACTAAGATCCGTGAATTGGATGATGCTCAGCTTGATGCGATTCGTGCAGAAATTGCTAAGGTTCCGACCGAAGGTGATTTACGTCGCGAAATTTCCATGAACATTAAACGTTTAATGGATTTAGGCTGCTACCGTGGTCTTCGTCATCGTCGCAGCTTGCCTGTCCGCGGACAACGCACCAAAACTAACGCACGTACCCGTAAAGGTCCGCGCAAACCGATTAAGAAATAA
- the rplO gene encoding 50S ribosomal protein L15, which yields MTLRLNTIAPAEGAKRDNLRLGRGIGSGVGKTGGRGVKGQNSRKSGGTRPGFEGGQTALYRRLPKFGFTSQLALKTAEVRLSELSKVEGDIVSLETLKAANVVRKDMIRARIVLSGEITRAFTVQGVALTKGAKAAVEAAGGKVEE from the coding sequence ATGACTCTGCGTTTAAATACAATTGCACCTGCAGAAGGTGCTAAGCGTGATAACCTTCGTCTAGGCCGTGGTATCGGTTCTGGCGTTGGTAAGACTGGTGGCCGTGGTGTTAAAGGTCAAAACTCACGTAAGAGCGGTGGTACTCGTCCAGGTTTCGAAGGCGGTCAAACAGCGTTATATCGTCGTTTACCAAAATTCGGTTTCACAAGCCAATTGGCTTTGAAAACTGCTGAAGTACGTTTGTCTGAACTTTCTAAAGTTGAAGGCGACATCGTTTCTTTAGAAACTTTGAAAGCTGCTAACGTAGTACGTAAAGATATGATTCGTGCTCGTATCGTTCTTTCTGGTGAAATCACTCGTGCATTCACTGTTCAAGGTGTTGCATTGACTAAAGGCGCTAAAGCTGCTGTTGAAGCTGCTGGCGGTAAAGTCGAGGAGTAA
- the rpsE gene encoding 30S ribosomal protein S5: protein MAKVEQNEGLVEKLVAVDRVAKVVKGGRIFSFTALTVVGDGNGRVGFGRGKAREVPAAISKALEAARRNMITVELVNGTVQHPINSRHGASRVYMQPASEGTGVIAGGAMRAVLEAVGVRNVLTKCYGSTNAANVVNATFKGLRDMTSPEKVAAKRGLSVEQIQG, encoded by the coding sequence ATGGCTAAAGTTGAACAAAACGAAGGTCTTGTTGAAAAGCTGGTTGCCGTTGATCGTGTAGCCAAAGTTGTTAAGGGTGGTCGTATCTTCTCTTTCACAGCATTAACTGTTGTGGGTGATGGTAATGGTCGTGTAGGTTTTGGTCGTGGTAAAGCTCGTGAAGTTCCAGCTGCTATTTCTAAAGCACTTGAAGCTGCTCGTCGTAACATGATTACTGTTGAACTTGTTAACGGTACTGTACAACACCCTATTAACTCTCGTCACGGTGCAAGCCGCGTTTACATGCAACCTGCTTCGGAAGGTACTGGTGTAATTGCTGGTGGCGCTATGCGTGCAGTTTTAGAAGCTGTTGGTGTGCGTAACGTATTAACTAAATGTTATGGTTCTACTAATGCTGCGAACGTAGTGAACGCGACTTTTAAAGGTTTGCGTGATATGACTTCTCCTGAGAAAGTTGCTGCGAAACGTGGTTTATCAGTAGAACAAATTCAAGGGTAA
- the rplF gene encoding 50S ribosomal protein L6: MSRVAKAPVTVPNGVTVTQNGRQVEVKGSKGTLSFNLHALVELKQEEGQLNIAPVKESKDAWMQAGTARAVLNNLVKGVNEGFERKLQLIGVGYKAAVKGNVVNLNLGFSHPIDYTLPEGVTAETPTATEIVLKSADKAALGQVAADIRGYRPPEPYKGKGVRYSDEVVLRKEAKKK; encoded by the coding sequence ATGTCTCGTGTGGCTAAAGCCCCAGTAACTGTGCCTAACGGTGTAACAGTTACTCAGAACGGCCGGCAGGTCGAAGTGAAAGGCAGTAAAGGTACTTTGTCTTTCAACCTGCATGCGCTGGTCGAGCTTAAACAGGAAGAAGGCCAGCTTAACATTGCTCCAGTTAAAGAGTCGAAAGACGCTTGGATGCAAGCTGGTACTGCTCGCGCTGTGCTTAACAACCTTGTTAAAGGTGTTAACGAAGGCTTCGAACGTAAATTACAATTGATTGGTGTTGGTTATAAAGCTGCAGTTAAAGGTAACGTTGTTAACCTTAACTTAGGTTTCTCTCACCCAATCGACTATACGCTTCCTGAAGGTGTAACTGCTGAAACTCCAACAGCTACAGAAATCGTACTTAAATCTGCTGATAAGGCTGCTTTAGGTCAAGTTGCTGCAGATATCCGTGGTTACCGTCCACCAGAGCCTTATAAAGGTAAAGGTGTTCGTTATTCTGATGAAGTTGTACTTCGTAAAGAAGCTAAGAAGAAATAA
- the rpmD gene encoding 50S ribosomal protein L30 has product MKTIKVTQTKSASHRLKNHKLSLKGLGLRRIGHTVEVQDTPSNRGMINQVYYMVSVEE; this is encoded by the coding sequence ATGAAAACGATTAAAGTTACCCAGACTAAATCTGCATCGCACCGCTTGAAAAATCACAAGCTTAGCCTTAAAGGTTTAGGTCTGCGTCGTATTGGTCATACAGTAGAAGTTCAAGACACACCTTCTAACCGTGGTATGATCAACCAAGTCTACTATATGGTTAGTGTAGAGGAATAA
- the secY gene encoding preprotein translocase subunit SecY, giving the protein MKGQPFHVKYREIIRRLMFLVGALVVFRLGAHIPLPGIDNVALERFFNANQGTFLGLFNMFSGGALERMSILALGIMPYISASIIVQLMSTVVPSLEALKKEGEQGKRKINQYTRYGTLFLAIVQGVGMCAGLISQGITFTSGLAFYVPALTSLVAGTMFLMWLGEQITERGVGNGISMIIFAGIVAGLPGTVIQSFTLVENGQSSLIGIAIFGLLSLVVLAAIVFIEKAQRRIPVNYAQKQQGRRVFTAQQSHLPLKINMAGVIPAIFASSLLLFPASLGQWLGSSDPSAGIVKRTLQDLALVLSPGQPLYLVLFGALIIFFCYFYTALVFSPKEVSENLKRSGAYVPGIRPGEQTARYLDHILSRLTFIGAIYITVICLMPMVLQSTFGIPFNLGGTSLLIVVVVVMDFMAQLQAHLTSRQYDNQTLMSKTTAHPKG; this is encoded by the coding sequence ATGAAAGGTCAACCTTTTCACGTGAAATATCGTGAAATTATTCGCCGATTAATGTTTTTGGTTGGTGCATTGGTTGTCTTTCGACTAGGAGCGCATATTCCGCTGCCAGGTATTGATAATGTCGCTTTAGAACGTTTCTTTAATGCAAATCAGGGAACTTTCCTTGGTTTGTTTAATATGTTCTCAGGCGGGGCATTGGAAAGAATGTCCATTCTTGCGTTAGGGATCATGCCGTACATTTCTGCTTCGATTATCGTTCAGTTAATGTCGACTGTGGTTCCTTCGTTGGAAGCATTAAAGAAAGAGGGCGAGCAGGGTAAGCGTAAGATTAACCAATATACTCGCTATGGCACATTATTCCTTGCAATTGTTCAAGGTGTTGGAATGTGTGCAGGTCTCATTAGTCAAGGAATTACCTTTACTTCAGGACTTGCTTTTTACGTCCCAGCTTTGACATCTTTAGTTGCAGGCACAATGTTCCTCATGTGGTTGGGGGAGCAAATTACCGAACGTGGTGTTGGTAATGGTATCTCTATGATCATTTTTGCAGGTATTGTTGCGGGTTTACCAGGTACAGTTATTCAGTCATTTACCCTTGTGGAAAATGGTCAGTCTAGCTTAATTGGTATCGCAATATTTGGTTTATTATCTTTAGTTGTTTTGGCAGCTATTGTGTTCATTGAAAAGGCACAACGTCGTATACCTGTTAACTATGCTCAAAAGCAGCAAGGTCGTCGAGTATTTACTGCGCAACAGAGTCATTTGCCATTGAAAATAAACATGGCGGGTGTAATTCCAGCAATTTTCGCAAGTTCATTGTTGTTGTTCCCTGCGAGTTTAGGTCAATGGTTGGGTAGCTCTGATCCGAGTGCAGGAATCGTAAAGCGCACACTACAAGATTTGGCATTAGTTTTGTCGCCTGGACAACCGTTGTATCTCGTGCTTTTTGGTGCGTTAATTATTTTCTTCTGTTATTTCTATACTGCGCTAGTATTTAGCCCTAAAGAGGTTTCAGAGAATTTAAAACGTAGTGGGGCATATGTACCTGGTATTCGCCCAGGTGAGCAAACTGCTCGTTATTTAGATCATATTCTTAGTCGTTTGACTTTTATTGGCGCTATTTACATTACAGTAATTTGTTTAATGCCAATGGTTCTGCAAAGTACATTTGGTATTCCATTTAATTTAGGTGGGACATCTTTACTGATTGTGGTTGTTGTAGTGATGGACTTTATGGCTCAGCTTCAAGCTCATCTTACTTCACGTCAATATGATAATCAGACACTCATGAGTAAAACGACTGCTCATCCTAAGGGATAA
- the rplR gene encoding 50S ribosomal protein L18, with protein sequence MNEKKQTRLRRAKSTRLHIRALGATRLCVNRTPRHIYAQVISADGGKVLAQASTLDATLRAGTTGNVEAAQKVGALIAERAKAAGVTKVAFDRSGFKYHGRIKALADAARENGLEF encoded by the coding sequence ATGAACGAAAAGAAACAAACCCGTTTGCGTCGTGCGAAAAGCACACGCTTGCACATCCGTGCATTGGGTGCGACTCGTTTGTGTGTAAACCGCACTCCGCGTCACATCTATGCTCAAGTTATCTCAGCAGATGGTGGCAAAGTATTAGCGCAAGCTTCTACTTTAGACGCTACTCTACGTGCTGGTACTACTGGTAACGTTGAAGCGGCTCAAAAAGTTGGTGCTTTAATTGCAGAGCGTGCGAAAGCTGCTGGTGTAACTAAAGTGGCATTTGACCGTTCTGGTTTCAAATATCATGGTCGTATCAAAGCCTTGGCTGATGCTGCTCGTGAAAACGGCTTGGAGTTCTAA
- the rpmJ gene encoding 50S ribosomal protein L36, whose product MKVQASVKKICGSCKVIRRNGVIRVICSAEPRHKQRQG is encoded by the coding sequence ATGAAAGTTCAAGCTTCTGTAAAGAAAATTTGTGGTAGCTGTAAAGTTATCCGTCGTAATGGGGTTATTCGCGTAATTTGTAGCGCAGAACCTCGTCATAAGCAGCGTCAAGGTTAA
- the rpsK gene encoding 30S ribosomal protein S11 translates to MAKDTRARKKVTRTVSEGVAHIHASFNNTIVTITDRQGNALAWATSGGQGFRGSRKSTPFAAQVAAEVAGKAALDYGLKNLDVLVKGPGPGRESAVRALGAVGYKINSITDVTPIPHNGCRPPKKRRV, encoded by the coding sequence ATGGCTAAAGATACACGCGCACGCAAGAAGGTCACTCGTACCGTCTCTGAAGGTGTTGCACACATTCACGCTTCTTTTAATAACACCATTGTGACTATTACCGATCGTCAAGGTAATGCACTGGCTTGGGCTACCTCAGGTGGACAAGGCTTCCGTGGATCACGTAAATCAACTCCGTTTGCTGCTCAGGTAGCTGCTGAAGTTGCTGGTAAAGCAGCTTTGGATTACGGTTTGAAAAACTTGGACGTCCTTGTTAAAGGTCCTGGTCCAGGTCGTGAATCTGCGGTTCGTGCTTTAGGTGCAGTGGGTTATAAAATTAATAGCATTACCGATGTGACTCCAATCCCTCACAACGGTTGTCGTCCACCTAAAAAACGTCGCGTCTAA